A stretch of Clostridia bacterium DNA encodes these proteins:
- a CDS encoding VWA domain-containing protein — MKKQCTELIFILDRSGSMSGLEKSTIEGYNHFLGKQKEEPNEALVSTILFDNESIMLHNRENIQVVRPLTDHDYTPGGCTALLDAIGNTIQYFTKAHLETPGATCPDKTLMVIITDGMENASTEFNHSQIIRLINEKKESGWEFLFLGANIEAMETAESIGINRDNACDYHADEEGTSLNFESINEAVKSYRAGCKLDRSWKKSIESDYQRRKSQK; from the coding sequence ATGAAAAAGCAATGTACTGAACTGATTTTCATACTAGACCGGAGTGGATCCATGAGCGGACTTGAAAAAAGCACCATTGAGGGATATAACCACTTCCTTGGCAAACAAAAAGAAGAGCCGAATGAGGCATTGGTTAGCACCATTTTATTTGATAATGAATCCATCATGTTGCATAATAGGGAAAATATTCAAGTGGTAAGGCCGCTTACCGACCATGATTATACACCGGGAGGTTGCACCGCACTGTTAGACGCAATAGGGAATACCATTCAATATTTCACGAAAGCCCATTTGGAAACACCTGGGGCAACATGCCCAGACAAAACACTAATGGTCATCATTACGGATGGTATGGAAAATGCCAGTACGGAATTTAACCACAGCCAAATCATCCGCCTGATAAATGAAAAAAAAGAATCTGGTTGGGAATTCTTATTCTTAGGTGCCAATATAGAAGCCATGGAAACGGCAGAAAGTATAGGGATAAACCGGGATAATGCTTGCGATTATCATGCAGATGAAGAAGGTACCTCCTTAAATTTTGAATCCATAAACGAAGCCGTGAAAAGCTATCGCGCTGGATGTAAGTTGGACCGTAGTTGGAAAAAGAGTATTGAATCAGACTATCAGCGTCGCAAGAGCCAAAAATAG
- a CDS encoding macro domain-containing protein has product MPLKIVRGDIVNMNTDAIVNAANVALQAGGGVCGAIFQAAGAKELQEACNKIGHCYVGQAVITPGFHLKSRYIIHTVGPIWKGGLSGEAERLGDCYKNSLKLAKEHALKSIAFPLISTGIYAYPQDQALQIATHAIHKFLLDEDVDMEVTLVVFGKNAFQLSNKLVGEVQQYIDDYYYETAQIRENKRIIEEYELADTLKCSEAMYDESPAIVSDSVGTFLSQAAESFSDCLLRRIDERGLKDSTVYHKANVSRQIFSNIRKTKDYQPKKETAISFCIALELNLEDSLDLLSKAGYTLSKSKEFDLIIRYFIENGNYDITLLNETLFHFKQKLLGV; this is encoded by the coding sequence ATGCCACTGAAGATTGTACGAGGAGACATCGTCAATATGAATACGGATGCCATCGTCAACGCAGCAAACGTTGCGCTACAAGCCGGTGGTGGCGTCTGTGGAGCTATATTTCAGGCTGCAGGAGCGAAAGAATTACAAGAAGCCTGCAACAAGATTGGACACTGCTATGTAGGGCAAGCTGTGATTACTCCTGGATTTCACCTTAAGAGTCGCTACATTATTCATACGGTTGGTCCAATCTGGAAGGGAGGATTAAGTGGCGAAGCAGAACGATTAGGCGATTGTTACAAAAATTCTCTCAAACTGGCTAAAGAACATGCACTGAAATCGATTGCATTTCCCCTTATCTCAACGGGCATTTATGCGTATCCTCAGGACCAAGCATTGCAGATAGCCACTCATGCCATCCACAAATTTCTTCTAGATGAGGATGTGGATATGGAGGTCACCCTAGTAGTTTTCGGTAAGAATGCTTTTCAACTGAGCAATAAACTAGTCGGTGAAGTTCAACAATATATTGACGACTACTATTATGAGACTGCACAGATACGAGAAAATAAACGAATAATCGAAGAATATGAACTAGCAGATACCCTTAAATGCTCTGAAGCAATGTATGATGAATCTCCAGCCATAGTTTCAGACTCGGTTGGCACCTTTTTAAGCCAAGCGGCAGAAAGTTTTTCGGATTGTCTATTACGGAGGATTGACGAGAGAGGTCTTAAAGATTCAACTGTTTACCATAAGGCAAATGTTAGTCGTCAAATTTTTTCCAACATTCGGAAAACGAAAGATTACCAACCAAAGAAGGAAACGGCAATTTCTTTTTGTATCGCCTTGGAACTTAATTTGGAAGACTCGCTAGACCTTCTGAGTAAGGCGGGTTACACATTGTCCAAAAGCAAAGAATTTGATCTCATCATCCGTTACTTTATCGAAAATGGCAATTATGACATTACTCTTTTGAATGAGACCCTATTTCATTTCAAGCAGAAATTGTTAGGGGTCTAA
- a CDS encoding DUF2089 family protein, whose amino-acid sequence MSIEIVPEWMQNLDEEDMGFIKKFILSSGSLKKMAGEYGVTYPTVRLRLDKLIQKIKINEQNAAEPYIGLIKKLALDEKIDFQTAKILITEYKKQRSGDGHVY is encoded by the coding sequence ATGTCTATCGAAATTGTACCGGAATGGATGCAAAACTTAGATGAAGAAGATATGGGCTTTATAAAAAAGTTTATATTGTCTTCAGGATCTTTGAAAAAAATGGCCGGAGAGTATGGTGTTACCTATCCCACAGTACGCCTACGCCTGGATAAGTTGATTCAAAAAATCAAAATCAATGAACAGAACGCAGCAGAACCATATATCGGTTTAATCAAAAAACTAGCTCTAGATGAAAAGATCGATTTCCAAACGGCCAAGATTTTAATAACGGAATACAAAAAGCAAAGGAGTGGTGATGGTCATGTTTATTAG
- a CDS encoding 1-acyl-sn-glycerol-3-phosphate acyltransferase, giving the protein MIRTIVWFLYFGILLLGTLPNLLRVKSYQAQGQIEKHDLLTNKVTTRWARALLRAAGARVVVQGEKKIPANQPVVFVSNHQGNFDIPLLLGYIPTPKAFVAKIELSKFPIVSNWMKQMKCVFMDRADIRQSLSVINQSANYLKQGYSTVLFPEGTRSKGNKMGEFKAGSLKLAQKAGVPIVPVAINGSYKLMEQQGFKIKPATVTITILDPIATKDLSKDQMRDLPEKIQSMIEQKLIENA; this is encoded by the coding sequence ATGATCAGAACAATAGTATGGTTCCTATATTTTGGGATACTCCTCTTGGGTACGCTACCCAATTTGCTTCGGGTTAAAAGTTATCAAGCACAAGGCCAGATAGAGAAGCATGACCTTCTTACCAATAAAGTAACAACAAGGTGGGCTAGGGCGCTGCTTCGCGCAGCGGGAGCAAGGGTCGTGGTCCAGGGAGAAAAGAAAATCCCTGCAAATCAGCCTGTAGTATTTGTGAGCAATCACCAAGGAAATTTTGATATTCCCCTTTTGTTAGGATATATTCCAACACCGAAAGCCTTCGTTGCCAAGATAGAACTTAGTAAGTTTCCCATTGTAAGCAACTGGATGAAGCAGATGAAATGTGTATTTATGGATAGAGCAGACATACGCCAGTCGCTGAGTGTTATCAACCAATCTGCCAACTATTTAAAACAGGGATACTCTACCGTGTTGTTTCCTGAAGGAACTAGAAGTAAGGGAAATAAGATGGGAGAGTTTAAAGCAGGTAGCCTTAAATTAGCTCAAAAAGCAGGTGTGCCCATCGTACCAGTCGCAATTAATGGATCCTATAAATTAATGGAGCAACAGGGATTTAAAATTAAACCAGCAACGGTGACAATTACTATCTTGGACCCAATCGCAACGAAAGATCTGAGCAAAGACCAAATGCGTGATTTACCGGAAAAAATTCAAAGTATGATTGAGCAGAAATTAATTGAAAATGCCTAA
- a CDS encoding MOSC domain-containing protein: protein MKKIGIVVSVNSSQYREKIKRKVGRGYLEQGYGLREDGHVGDWHRQVSLLSLSSLDHLSDENRKLAEEDFVENITIEGEQLSDLPEDTVIRVGGSWLRITQVGLPITRDYSEHTQRELVMHKDGVFAVVLESGWVQDGDPVYVKTT from the coding sequence ATGAAAAAGATAGGAATTGTGGTTTCTGTAAATAGTAGTCAGTATCGTGAGAAGATCAAAAGAAAAGTGGGAAGAGGCTACTTGGAACAAGGCTATGGATTGAGGGAAGATGGTCATGTCGGTGACTGGCATAGACAGGTTAGTCTACTATCATTGAGTAGTTTGGACCATCTTAGTGATGAAAACAGAAAACTTGCAGAAGAAGACTTTGTTGAGAACATAACCATCGAGGGTGAACAACTATCTGATTTACCTGAAGATACAGTAATTCGAGTAGGTGGAAGTTGGCTAAGAATTACACAGGTAGGTTTACCCATCACAAGAGATTATTCGGAACATACGCAAAGAGAACTGGTAATGCATAAGGATGGTGTTTTTGCTGTGGTTTTAGAATCCGGTTGGGTTCAAGATGGTGATCCGGTATATGTGAAGACGACATAA
- a CDS encoding glucosaminidase domain-containing protein produces the protein MQYKFWGLPFVLLLLCVFMLMPAPAFAQVSLIIDGEEITSEPVLLVDGRTMVPLRVVSEELGASVNWIGDLKKIELVNGTKTADMRIGDHLASYDQEQGVYEVIDVAPQLIGTGMEAKTYVPLRLVSNALGVAIDWDGDQKQVLVDSSSPATVVPYFQFGFSGVDFGEKIEGRRSLRLVDADEYIGKATQVRFLLLDPATHKGVVVAAGTDLDAAYLWLPDPLVTGEKLLVAGLYDADGNYIAGMTKQVNMAPVPSVEIQGLSQGSVITGSTELSVKLNCLASYVKYQFTNETTGKNWLTDKVDPYGTYTFTPDTADNGDTLVTAIAYNQDDEGVLSEPVSIQVSATRYLTLAGVSANQTIEGPVKLVAKRNFSVSKTQYVMLDLDTGKETILKELGYGSYTWNVSPGMSGNVELFVRVYDVNEKPVEGKHIPVVLAGKPNVTLSGVGPDAVVSSDVELKLSSNVELINPTFRMTKIGSDSTYDYAVNSEGVWTLNPDNYRDGSWSVYAYGTYEGKTIKSDVVSFKIYNGTTYSSKPLVPKSEFLGVVTDLAIDSRNKTGMSASLQVAQAILETGWGQYIPVDKYNGKFSYNLFGIKGSAVGGSVVSNTWEEYNGVSFRTDANFRAYYNVEQSWADHKRILLELSRYQIYRDVMYNPVLGAYAVRRAGYATDSLYPQKLINIIEQYDLWSLDEVGI, from the coding sequence ATGCAATACAAGTTTTGGGGACTACCATTTGTCCTACTGTTGCTATGTGTATTTATGCTCATGCCTGCCCCGGCTTTTGCCCAGGTCAGCCTGATTATTGATGGAGAAGAAATAACTTCAGAACCAGTTCTTTTGGTGGATGGAAGAACGATGGTGCCACTTCGAGTAGTTTCGGAAGAACTGGGTGCCAGCGTAAACTGGATTGGTGATTTAAAGAAAATTGAGCTTGTAAATGGTACAAAAACAGCAGATATGCGTATAGGTGACCATTTGGCTTCTTATGACCAAGAGCAAGGAGTATATGAGGTTATTGACGTAGCTCCACAGCTTATTGGAACGGGCATGGAAGCCAAAACATACGTGCCCCTTCGTCTGGTGAGCAATGCATTGGGAGTGGCCATCGATTGGGACGGAGACCAAAAACAGGTCCTTGTAGATTCCTCTTCTCCGGCAACTGTTGTACCGTATTTTCAATTTGGGTTTTCTGGGGTTGATTTTGGAGAAAAAATCGAAGGTAGACGCAGTCTTAGATTGGTTGATGCAGATGAGTACATCGGCAAGGCCACTCAAGTTCGCTTTCTATTACTCGACCCTGCAACCCACAAGGGTGTAGTTGTTGCAGCTGGGACTGATTTGGATGCAGCCTATTTATGGTTGCCGGATCCTTTGGTAACAGGTGAAAAATTGTTAGTAGCCGGTTTATATGATGCAGACGGTAATTATATTGCAGGAATGACAAAACAAGTTAATATGGCTCCCGTACCCTCTGTTGAGATTCAGGGCCTATCTCAAGGAAGTGTAATAACGGGTAGCACGGAGCTTTCGGTAAAGCTGAATTGTCTAGCAAGCTACGTAAAATATCAGTTTACCAATGAGACTACGGGTAAGAATTGGCTTACGGATAAAGTAGACCCCTATGGAACGTATACTTTCACTCCGGATACAGCAGACAATGGAGATACATTAGTTACGGCTATTGCGTATAACCAAGATGACGAGGGAGTCCTTAGTGAACCCGTATCTATACAAGTTAGTGCTACCCGTTATCTGACCTTGGCTGGTGTTTCGGCAAATCAAACAATCGAGGGCCCAGTGAAGCTAGTTGCAAAAAGAAACTTCTCTGTGTCGAAAACACAATATGTTATGCTTGATTTGGATACAGGCAAAGAGACTATTCTAAAAGAACTGGGCTACGGAAGCTATACGTGGAATGTATCACCTGGTATGAGTGGCAACGTTGAACTGTTTGTAAGAGTTTATGATGTCAATGAAAAACCCGTGGAAGGTAAACACATACCTGTGGTATTGGCTGGTAAGCCCAACGTTACATTGAGTGGTGTTGGACCAGATGCTGTTGTGAGTAGCGATGTAGAATTGAAACTTTCTTCTAACGTCGAATTGATAAATCCAACCTTTAGAATGACCAAAATAGGTTCAGATAGCACCTATGATTACGCAGTCAATTCAGAAGGTGTTTGGACATTGAATCCGGATAATTACCGCGATGGAAGCTGGTCAGTGTATGCATATGGAACGTATGAGGGCAAAACCATAAAAAGTGATGTTGTCAGTTTCAAGATTTATAACGGTACGACCTATAGCTCAAAACCGTTGGTTCCCAAATCAGAATTTTTAGGAGTAGTCACGGACTTAGCCATTGATTCTAGAAATAAAACAGGCATGTCAGCTTCACTCCAAGTTGCGCAGGCTATTTTGGAAACAGGCTGGGGGCAATATATTCCAGTTGATAAATATAATGGGAAATTCTCTTACAATCTATTTGGCATTAAGGGTAGTGCTGTAGGCGGATCAGTAGTTTCAAACACTTGGGAAGAATACAATGGTGTTTCTTTTAGAACGGACGCGAATTTTAGAGCGTATTACAATGTAGAACAATCGTGGGCAGACCATAAGAGAATCTTACTTGAACTATCTCGCTATCAAATCTATCGTGATGTGATGTATAATCCTGTATTGGGAGCCTATGCTGTTCGACGTGCTGGCTATGCTACAGATTCATTGTATCCGCAAAAACTGATCAATATTATTGAGCAATACGATCTGTGGTCTCTAGACGAGGTAGGCATATAG